The DNA window GCGGTGCGAACGTTGGAACGAACCGACACATTCATGCCGATATAACCGGCGAGGCCGGAGAGAATGGCGCCAACCGCGAAACCGCCGGCGGTCGCCAGACCGAGTGTTGGCCAGAGAACCAGGAAGAGCGCGCCACCGACCATGGCAATGGTGGTGTACTGTCGATTGAGATAAGCCTGGGCGCCGGCCTGAATCGCCGCGGCGATTTCCTGCATGCGTGCGGAACCAGCGGACTGCATGGTAATCCAGGCGACGACCGCCAGACCGTAGAGAACGGCGAGGCCACCGGCGCCGATGGCGAGCCAAAGCGCAACATCTGTTGACATGAACATCCCCCGTAGCGAGTTTTCGTTGGAGTGAGCCGAGCACAGCAAGCGGCAATCGCAACGTCGGGATACAGCAGCGAACGTAACGATCGGCCACCAAGACGACGGGGAACTTTACCATAAAGGTTGTGGTCCGATATCGGCTTCCACACGTTGACAAGGTTAATTTCAATCGCACGCAGTCCATGACTGTCGACGATTCTCAAGCTTGGTGTTGGCGACGATGCGGAGACATTGGGCGGCTTGCGCCTATCCCATTCATTTGTCATGGATTTTGTCTTAACACGAAGGCGACGGTCATCCGTTGCCTGGGACCGGCCAATATCCATGCGTTCAGGCGCGCATCGCTGCCGTTCCTGAAAAAATTCCTTAATGTTCTCTATTTGGAAATCGCGGCAATGGACATCAATCCCGACATGAACGCCCTCGGGGCCGGTCTGTCCGCGATCAGCGATCCAGATAACCCTGAAAGGCCGGGGTGCCGAAACCGCGCAGCGTCTCGCCCTCGCGCACGATGAAAAAGGCCGCGAGGCCCCGCGCTTCGGCGAACGCCTGTCCCCGCGCCTCGCCCATCACCATGAGCGCGGTGGCGAGACCGTCGACGACCATGCCGCTCTCCCCGATCACGGTAACCGAGCCAAGATTGCGCTCGACCGGAGCCCCGGTCATCGGGTCGATCTCATGAGAGTAGCGTTTGCCGTCACGCTCGAAGAAATTGCGATAGTCGCCCGAGGTCGAGAGCGCGCGGTCGGAGACCGGAATGACGCGGTGGACGCTACGCAGGTCGGGCATGGGCTCCTCGATCGCGATCGCCCAGGGCTGACCCTTGGCATTGCGGCCCTTGGCGCGAATGGCGCCGGCCACCGCGATCATGTAATCGGCGACGCCGCGCGCTTCGAGCAAGGCCGACACCCGGTCGGCGCCGACGCCCTCGCCAAGCGCCGAGAGGTCGATGTAGAGATCGGCGCGCGCCTTACGGACGGCTGGCGGGGTCGCTCGCACGTCCAGCTTTTGCCAACCGACCCGCGCCCGCGCGACCTGGATCTCCTCCGAGGACGGCAAGGCATCAGGGCGCTGCTCCGGGCCAAAACCCCAGAGGTTCACCAGGGGACCGATGGTGATGTCGAAGGCGCCATCGGTGAGGAGGGCGATGCGCTGCCCCTCGGCGATCACGTCATACAGATTCGAGGAGATGGGAATCCAGTCGGTGCTCGGGTTGCGGTTAAGCCGCGACAGTTCGGAGGTCTCGTCGTAGGTCGAGATCTCGGCGATAACCTGATCGAGCACCACCTCCACGTCCGGTTTCAACGTCTCGGCGGTCATACTGGCCGGTGGACGAGCGATCTTGACCGAGTAATAGGTTCCCATCGTGGGACCGCCGATTTCGATCAAAGCATCCGCACGCTTGTCGCAACCGGCCAGCGGGAGAAGCAGCGCTGCGACGAACAGCGCAAAGGGGAGCCAGCCATGCCGGCGCCCCATGGACAGGTTTTTGCGAATCATTGACTTCGTTCGGAAATCGCCTAAAACGCCGTCCCGCTTTCCTTGCCCATTTTCTTAAGAATCAGCGCCAGCGGACAGAAGCCGGTGAAGGCGGACTGGAACAGATTGGCGCCAACAAAGGCGGTGAACCAGAGCCAATAGGGACTGACATACATCGCCAGCAGCACGGAGATCAGGATGAAAGCGCCGGCAACGGCAAAAACGATTCGTTCGATTGACATGGAACTCTCTAAACTCCAAAAAAGGGATGGGCTGTCGATGCGATCTTACCCATCCCCATGGCGACAGTTCAACAAATTGGGTTCGGTGTCGCTCCATTCGCTAGCAGAAGCGATGCGCGGATTGAACCCGGCGACGCTTCAGTTTGTCCTTGCCGAGAGTAGCACTCCCATGGAAGCCAATGATTTCTCTCGCTTGATTCAGGCCATGATGCGGCCGGAGGCGTATCCGCATCCGGCCGATCCTGTCCGGCACATCGAGACCCATATCTCGCATGTGATGCTGGCCGGCGACTTCGCCTACAAGCTCAAAAAGCCGCTCGATCTCGGCTTTCTCGACTTTTCGACCCTGGAGCGTCGCCGTCATTTCTGCGAGGAGGAACTGCGGCTCAATTGGCGGCTGGCGGAGGATCTCTATCTGGAAGTCGTCGCCGTGACCGGGACGCCGACGGCGCCCCGCATCGGCGGCGCGGGGCCGGTGCTGGAATACGCGGTGAAAATGCGTCGTTTCCCCCAGGCGGCGTTACTTGATCGGCAACCGCTCACCGACGAACTCATGATCCGTCTGGCCGAGGAGATCGCGGATTTTCATGCGCGCATTCCGGTGGCCGATCACCGGCTTGACTTCGGCTCGCCGGCGGCGATCCTGGCGCCGATGCTGGAAAACCTGGCTCAGGTACGCGCGCGCGACGTCACCCCCGAAAACCTGACGCGACTCGCTCGGCTCGAAACCTGGATCCGCGCGCGTTTCCAGGAGTTAGCCCCAACGCTCGAACAGCGACGGCGCCGGGGTCATGTGCGCGAGTGTCATGGCGACATGCATCGCGGCAACATCGCGCTGGTCGAGGGCAGGATTCGGATCTTCGACGCCATCGAGTTCAATCCCAATCTGCGCTGGATCGATACCGCCAGCGAGGTGGCGTTCCTGATCATGGACCTGGAACAGGCCGGCGAGGCGGGGCTCGCGCGGCTGTTCCTCAATCGCTATCTGGAACGCAGCGGCGATTACGGCACCCTGGACGTGCTCGATTTCTACAAGGTGTACCGTGCCATGGTCAGGGCCAAGGTCGCGGCGATCCGGCTGGGTCAGGGCGACCTGGACGCGACGGATGAGTCCGCGGAACGGCACCTTGGCGCCCGCTATCTGGCGCTCGCCGAGTCCTATACTCAGCCGCGCGCGCCGCACCTGCTGATTGTCTGCGGCGTGTCTGGCTCCGGGAAAAGCTGTCTTGCCATGCGGTTGCGCGAGGCGCTGCCGCTGATCCATCTGCGATCGGACGTGGAACGCAAGCGTCTCTTCGGCCTGAGCGAAACGGCGCGCACCCAATCCGGCGTCGACTCCGGAATCTATTTCCCAAGCGCCACGAACTGGACCTACGAGCGACTCCATCGACTGGCCGACGCGATCCTCGCCAACGGCTATGACGTGCTGGTGGACGCCACCTTTATTGCCCGCGAACGCCGCGAGCGATTCATGTATCTCGCGCGCAAGCACCGGGCGGCCTTTGCGATTCTGGCGCTCGACGCCCCGATCGAGGTGCTGCGTCAGCGCTTGATGCGCCGACTCGAACTGGGAAACGATGCCTCCGAGGCCGATCTCGCGGTGCTGGAACGTCAACTCGCGCTCCGACAATGCCTGAGCGAGGCGGAAAAGCCCTACGCGGTGATGATCGACAGCACGGACACGCCGCCGATCAGCGAGATTCTGGCTAGCATCGAAGCGATTCTCGGCCAGATGCCGGACGCCATCTCCAGCACATCCCGTTCGAGCGAAACATTGGTCTAAGACGGCGGGACAGGCGCGCAATCAGACCAGGATCAGCATCACCCCGGCCAGCATCAGCGCGCCGGCCGGCAGCCGGGCCGCCAGTCCGGTTTCCTGGAACAGCAGGGCGCCATAGAGAATGCCGATCAGCAGGCTCAGGCGCTTGACGGCGATCATGTAGGCCACCGCGACCTCCTGGATCGCGAGAAAATGGGTGTAGACCATCAGGCTCATCAAGGCGCCCACACCGAGCACGCGCCAGAAATGGCTGGCCAGCTTGAGCAGCACCCGCGGCCGCGGCAGAACGAAGAGTACGAACACGGCAAGCCCCAGCAAGGCGAAATAAAAGGCGCCGAAGGATTCCGGAGGCAGATATCGCATGGCCCCCTTGCCGAGGGTCGCGGTGATCGCGTAGATGGCCGCGACCGCCAGCATCATCCGCGATCCCGGCTCGTCGAGAATCGCCGCGAAGGGCGCGGCCCAGCTTCGCCAGTCGCTCGCACGGGCGTGGGCGCTGTTCAACAGCCAGGCACCGGCGACCACCAGCAGAACGCCGGCGGCGCCCCGCGCCGACACCCGTTCGCCCAGGACGAGCCAGGCCACGCCGATGACGAACACCGGCGTAAAGGCCAGATAGGGCAAGGTGAGCGAGAGCGGATGGTCGCGGATGGCGGCCATATAGAGCAGCATCGCGGCCAGTTCCAGGGGGATCAGGAGCGCGATCCAGCCCCAGAAGGCCAGCGGCAGATCGGTGAGGGACGGGAGACCGAGCAGGAGCGGTGTCATCAAAAGGCCGGGGATACCGAACCGGACCACCAGCAGTTCGGGCGCCGAAAAACCCTGGAGCCACGCCTTGGTGGCCACGT is part of the Thiocystis violascens DSM 198 genome and encodes:
- a CDS encoding FAD:protein FMN transferase, coding for MIRKNLSMGRRHGWLPFALFVAALLLPLAGCDKRADALIEIGGPTMGTYYSVKIARPPASMTAETLKPDVEVVLDQVIAEISTYDETSELSRLNRNPSTDWIPISSNLYDVIAEGQRIALLTDGAFDITIGPLVNLWGFGPEQRPDALPSSEEIQVARARVGWQKLDVRATPPAVRKARADLYIDLSALGEGVGADRVSALLEARGVADYMIAVAGAIRAKGRNAKGQPWAIAIEEPMPDLRSVHRVIPVSDRALSTSGDYRNFFERDGKRYSHEIDPMTGAPVERNLGSVTVIGESGMVVDGLATALMVMGEARGQAFAEARGLAAFFIVREGETLRGFGTPAFQGYLDR
- a CDS encoding YgaP family membrane protein yields the protein MSIERIVFAVAGAFILISVLLAMYVSPYWLWFTAFVGANLFQSAFTGFCPLALILKKMGKESGTAF
- a CDS encoding AAA family ATPase yields the protein MEANDFSRLIQAMMRPEAYPHPADPVRHIETHISHVMLAGDFAYKLKKPLDLGFLDFSTLERRRHFCEEELRLNWRLAEDLYLEVVAVTGTPTAPRIGGAGPVLEYAVKMRRFPQAALLDRQPLTDELMIRLAEEIADFHARIPVADHRLDFGSPAAILAPMLENLAQVRARDVTPENLTRLARLETWIRARFQELAPTLEQRRRRGHVRECHGDMHRGNIALVEGRIRIFDAIEFNPNLRWIDTASEVAFLIMDLEQAGEAGLARLFLNRYLERSGDYGTLDVLDFYKVYRAMVRAKVAAIRLGQGDLDATDESAERHLGARYLALAESYTQPRAPHLLIVCGVSGSGKSCLAMRLREALPLIHLRSDVERKRLFGLSETARTQSGVDSGIYFPSATNWTYERLHRLADAILANGYDVLVDATFIARERRERFMYLARKHRAAFAILALDAPIEVLRQRLMRRLELGNDASEADLAVLERQLALRQCLSEAEKPYAVMIDSTDTPPISEILASIEAILGQMPDAISSTSRSSETLV
- a CDS encoding DMT family transporter, coding for MNWIALALLCAFALASADVATKAWLQGFSAPELLVVRFGIPGLLMTPLLLGLPSLTDLPLAFWGWIALLIPLELAAMLLYMAAIRDHPLSLTLPYLAFTPVFVIGVAWLVLGERVSARGAAGVLLVVAGAWLLNSAHARASDWRSWAAPFAAILDEPGSRMMLAVAAIYAITATLGKGAMRYLPPESFGAFYFALLGLAVFVLFVLPRPRVLLKLASHFWRVLGVGALMSLMVYTHFLAIQEVAVAYMIAVKRLSLLIGILYGALLFQETGLAARLPAGALMLAGVMLILV